The genomic stretch ACTGGTCGATTCCTCATTACGCCCGTGTCGCCAGCGCTGACCCTCGGATAAACGTACACCCTCCGCGAAGCGCCCCAACAGGCGAGCACGCTGGTCCAACGTCAGGTGCGGACGCAGCGTCAAAAGATGCTCTGCGACGCGCCGCTCGAGCTTGACATGTGCCAAGCTTACAGCGTCCACCTGGGCGAGGATTTCTGCATCGGACGCCGTATCAGTCTCGAACAGCTCCGCCAGCTTCTTTCGTTCGCGTGAGAGCTCTTCCTCGAGGATTTTGCGCTCCGCCACGAATTCCGCATACGGCCCTGCCATGGCGGCCAGTTGTTCCGGGCTCAGTTGCAGCCAGGCGGTCAGGGGCGAATCGGGCAGTTCCTCAGAGGATGAGACCTCCTGGTGGTCTTGACGTTCCTGCCAGGCAGAAGTCGCCCAGAAACTACCCGCGCCCCCGAAGAGGAGTAGTAGCGTTGAATACAGGATGCTCGACCGGTTCATGAGTGTTCCTCGGCAACGACCGACTCATCCCCGGCAGCATGCAAATTGAGTAGCGTGGTGTACAGCCCGGCCGCCGTAGGACGCTCATAAACTTCAACGCCAATGGCCAGCGCAGCTTCCTCCGCCATCGCTTTTGCATCCTGTGCCGGCTCTTGCTCAATCACAGAGTGCCGGGAAGGTGCCAACCACCAGGCGGTGCCATGGCCGAGACCGATTCCGATCAGTAAGGCGGCAGCGGCACGCCATGCGGCCGTGGGATGCATGCTTATCAACGACGGCCTTATCCGCAGCGCACGCTCCACCGGACAGGTACTGGTTGCCACGGGCACAGGTGGCTGCCAGGCACCAAGCGTCGCCCAGAGCTCATTCTGCGCCCGGCAGCGGTTACCGCACGCAGCGCACGCCGAAAGATGCGCCCGTACCGCAGCACTGCGCACCGGGTCGAGCTCACCGGCGACGAATCGAATGATGTCGGACTCACTAAGATGCTCCATCGGCACTACTCCAAGTAGTAATACGCCGTTCGACGTCATCTACCTGCGGTCGCGGGTGGCCGTTTCCGGCCGCCCGGGTTGGCGCTCGTCATTCCAGGTCAGAGAGCAGCTTCCGGAGACGTTCGTAGGCCCGTACGAGACATGACTCGACGGCGCTTTCGGTCCAACCGCATGCCTCCGCTATCTCGCGGTGAGACAGGCCATCGAAGCGATGCAGGACAACTGCCAGGCGTTGACGAGCGGGCAGCGCTGCCACGGCCAAGCGGACACGTTCGGCGCGCTCAAAAGCATCGAGGTCAGATAAAGCGACTGTCCCGGAACGTTGCTGGGCTGCACGGGCGAGACGCCGTACTTCACGCGCCATTCGCCGACGCTGATCCCAACACAGGTTGGCGACCAGACGGTACAGCCAGGAACTGAAGCGGGCTTGCGGAGTGTAGCTTGCCGCGGCCCGGAATATCCGCAGAAACGCTTCCTGGGCGAGGTCTTCGGCAAGATCCCAGCGGCCCGTGAAGCGGTATGCAAGCAGAACCACGCGCGGCCGGTGCCGCGCAACCAACGCCTCGCGCGCCGCATGGTCCCCAAGCGCCACCGCAGCGATCAATGCTTCATCCGCAGCATCGTCACAGTGCTCGGACTCGGAGCCGCCCGGTATCATCAATACCCGCTTCCAGAATTTTCGTTATGCCTCAAATCTTGAACCGCAGGAATTCTCTGAGCTGCGGCGTTGAACGGGCAGTGGTTTTTATTGTCCGGCCCGCAACTCGACACCGCAAGCATCCGGACAGCTCGTAGCGACCGGCAGCCGTGCAGCGCGGGCCCAGTCACAAGGAGACTCTCATGAAGCGTTGTATTCTGCCTGCACTTTTGTCCACTGCCGTGCTCCTGCTCACCGCGGGCTGCGACATGGAGAACCTCTCGTCCGCCGCGAAGACTTTGCTCACGGCCAAAAACCCGAACCCGGCGGGCGTGGGGGACTTGCTCCAGATCAGGCAACAGCTCCGGCTCCAGGATGGCACTGGCACCGGTGACGGGAACCAGTACGGCTACGGGGGCGCTCCAGGCAATGGACCGGGTCCGGGGTCGTCCACGCCGAACGGCTCGAACGGTCAGGGGGGCGGCACGCAGAACCAGTATCAGGACGGTAGCTGCGGCAACGGTGGATAGGCGTATGCCGCGCGCGATTCCACGCAGACAAGGGAAGGAGTCGACAACATGTTGAATCCACGCTGCCTACTTGTAGTTGCCCTTGTGCTCAGCACCCAGCTTGGGCTGGCTGCTGAACTCGGGCGCGGCCGTGGCTATGGGCGCTGCAACGGTCCCGGCAACGGGACGCGCATCGAGGGTGTGATCACGGCGATTGACGCCGCCACGCTGCAATTCACGATCGAAGCCACCACTGTCCAGGTGACCGCGGAAACCTGGCTGCAGCGCAATGGCCGCTCCATTGCGTTTGGCGACCTCGTGGTTGGGCAGACCGTCGCCGCCTGTGGACAATTCGTCGACGACATACTCGTCGCGCAGCGGGTGACCGTGCGCCTTTGCGGGCGTTAGTTACGCTGGTCAGGTACAGCTTCAGTGCCGGCACGGCAGGAGCAACTGCCGTGCCGGCACAGGTGTTTACCCACCAGCGCCGCAGGATGGTGGACGTTCAAGCCGGGTAGCCCGCCTTCTTTCGTTCACCCATCGCCTCATTCACCGAATCACCGCATTGCGGCGCGGGCTCGTCGAATCCGGGCCCTATTCTATCGAGTCAGCACGCCGTCTCCGAGAAAGACCGTCGATCGGCCTTGCCCGCAGGTTACAATCCTCTGACATGCTCACTGCCACCCCGCACGGGCCAGCCGCTGTCTCCGCGCAGCACGATGCCGCTCTCCGAGCCGTTGTGGCCGCACATGGCCAGACGCTCCGACGGCAGTGGTTTCTGGCATTCTGCATGCAGGGGGCGATCCTCGCGGCCGCGTGGCCACTCGTCATGGTTGCGGGGGACCACCTGCTGCCGGGCGGCTGGCCGCACGCCATCTTACGTGGCAGTCTGCTGCTCTGGGCCGGCGCCATCATCCTCGCGGTTGGTACCGCGCTCTTGCGGACCTGCCGGTGGCGCTGGAATCCCGTCTTCCTGGCCCAGAGTCTGGAGCGGTCCGCCGACATCCGGCATAACTCGCTGGTCAACGCGGTGCTGTTGCGCGCGGACGAGCGTGTGACCTATGCCATCGAGCCCGCCCTTCTGCAAGCTGCGCGGGACCTCGTGAACCATGACCTCCCGGGACGCTCCACCTGGGGCTTCACCGGCCGCTCCGCGGTCCTTGCCACGCTCGTAGCTGCGGCGTGGACTCTGTACCTCCTGCTCGCCCCCAAACCGGCCGCTCCGTCGTTGGCGCGCTTCTTCGGCGCCGAGGTCGCCGCACCGACGGCCACCCGCATCGAGTGGCTGCGCCCGACGCCGGCCGATGGTCCGCACGTCGGCGAACCGCTTGAGCTGGCGTTCGCGGTGCGGGGCCAACCCGTCACCGCGGTTGAGCTCGATCTGCTCGATCCGGAGGGCTCTGTCCTGCGAACGCGCCGCGCCACGGAGCCCGCGGACGATGGCACCTGGTCTTTCGTCCTCGCCCCGGTGGAGGTGCAGGGCGATGTCCATTTCCGGTGTCGGGCGGGCGATGCAGCACTGGCGGGCACGGTGCGTGTTCATCCGCAGCCCGATCTGGTGGCACTGGAAATGACGGTCACGCCACCTGCATACACCGGTTGGCCGGCGGCCCAACCCGATACGCGGAGTTTCACGGCATTGGCCGGATCTACCGTCCGCCTGCGCCTGACCGCGAACACCCCCCTGGCGAGTGCCATCGTCCGCATGCGTGGCGCCGACGGTGAGACGCGGACGCGCATGCGGGTTGAGGTGGAAGATTCCGCGTTGGCTGAGGCCACCCTGTTCCTGCGCGCCAGCTCCGACTACACCATCGAGTTTCGCGACACCTGGGACTATGTGGGCTACACTGCTGAGCAACGCATCCACGTTGTGGCCGATCTGCCGCCGGCCATCGCGGTCGTCGCGCCCACTGCGGAGCAGATCCCTGCGGGGGTCATCGACGTCAGTACATTCCCCGAGATCACGGTCACCGCGAGCGATGATGTCGGCGCGGCGGTCCATCTCGTGCTGGAGCGCGATGGTCAACGGACCCGCATCGCCGTCACATCGGAACTTGCCTCCCGCGTGCGCGGGGTGGTGCGCGTGGCCGATTTGCCGCTGCCCGAGGATGGGGTGGCGCGGGCGTGGTTCGAAGCGGTAGACAATCGGCACTTGCCCGACGGGCGTCCGGCCCCGCAGACCACCGCGACAGACGTGTATGAACTCGTGCGGTCCGGCGCGATCGAACCCGCGGCCACGCAGCCCGGCGACCCTGGCGGCGCAGCAGCGGAGCCCGCTGTGGACTCCGACGACGCCGGTCCCGACGGGCCCGAGTCTGTGGAGGATGGCGACGGCTCGGACGCTGGAACGGGACAAGATCCCGTCGGCACGGGTGCTCAGCCGGAGCGCACAGACGATTCCAAGCAGGCATCCTCGGGTGGTGAACCCGATGAACCGACGGGCGAGGACTCGCCGCCAGAGGACAAGGGTGACGCTACAGAGCCGCCCAACCCGGCACCCGAAAGCGGCAATGAGCAGGGCGACGGCGCGGGCGCTGCTGGGGCAGAGCCCGATTTCGATGCCGCGCTCGACGAGTTCGTCCAGGAGCATGGTAACGAAGCCGAGGATGCCAGCCGTGCCCATCAGCCGGACGATCAACGCCCGGCGACCCCGGGTCCCACGGAACTGCCCCAGCCGAACGGCCCGGCCGAGCCGGCCGAACGAGATGCCACGCCCGTAAGCGCACCAGCGCCAACCACAAACGAGACCCCCTCGGACCCCAGCAAGGAATCGTCTGCGGCAGCGACTCCAGGCCAGGTGCCGTCCCCCGATGTCCCGGAACCCGCGAGCCCCGCACCGTCCCCACAGCCCAACCCAGTACCCGATGATGCCACCACAAACCCTGGTCCGGTTTCGCCACCGGAAACTCCGCCAGGCGAAGGCAGCCACCCGGCACCCGGAACTGCGTCAGAGGACGGCACCCCAACCTCGGCGGGCGGCGGTGGCGCCACGGAACCACGGCCCGACGGAACCAACACACCCGCGCCGCCTGATACCACGCCCCCCACGCCTCCGCCGGACAACCTCGCCCCACCCGCGGAACGCGAGCCCACCGCCAGCGACACCCCCGATACGGGGCGGGCCGCAGTGCTTGAGCTGCTCGACCGCATGGACCGCGGTGATCCACCGACGACGGACCAGCTCATCGCGGCCGGTTGGTCGGCCGAGCGCGCCGCGGCCTTCCTGCGACGCCTCGAACGCCTGCACGTGCTCGCGATTCAAGCGCGCGAGGCCAATGTGGCGCGCCATCTACGACACACTACCGAGCTCGGCACCGAAGCACGCCAAGCCGGCCGCGGCGTACATGCCGACCTCTCTCGCGCTGTCGCCCCGGCCGAAGGCGACATACCCGTCGAGCGCACCCGACCGGCTGAGGCCAACCTCCCCCCTGAGTACGAGGAGCTGTTGGAGGCCTACTACCGCGCCTTGCGGTCGGCCGTACCACCTACAACCTCGTCGTCACCTACCTGATGTGACCTTGCAGTCGGGCTGCGACTTTCGGCGACCGCCGGTCGCCATGGATTTGTGCCGACTGGATGGGCTCGTATAATGCCTCTCAGACCAGCGGGAGACATGCTGTATGCCTGAACCCGGAATGCCACCCATCTCGTCACTTCGCGGCCGTCCGATCGGTCGCATTCTGATCAAGATGGGTAAGGTGACACGCGCCCAGGTCTCCGAGGCGCTGGAACTGCAGAAAAAGCGGCGGGGTCCTTTGGGCCAGTTGCTGGTCGAAATGGGCGTGGTTGCCAGGGAGGACGTCCACCGGGCGCTCGCGGCCCAGGTAGGGATGGAGTCGATTCGCCTCGCCGACATCGATATTGAACAAAGCGTGATCAACATGGTGCCGGCGCAAATGGCCCATGCCTACCGCGTCGTCCCCACGGAATACGACCGTGATACGCACACGCTGGGCGTGGCGCTCGCCAGCCCGGACAATTTTCACGCCACGGACGACCTCAAAACCCTGATGGGTTTCAACGTCGTCGCGCGCATCACTACGCAAGAAGACATGACCGAAGCCCTCAACCGGTACTACCCGGAAGAGGCCGCACTCAGTCTCACCGACGTCATCAATGAGCTCGGGGCCGACGACAGCGTGCAGCAGCTTGCCAATCGCGGTGAGAGCATCGATCTCGAAACACTCAAAGACGCCGCTGAGAGTGCCGGTGTCAAGAAGCTGGTCAACCTCGTGCTGCTCCAGGCCATTCGTGACAAGGCCTCCGACGTGCACTTCGAACCATTCGAGGACGAGTACAAGATGCGCTACCGCATCGACGGCGTCCTGTTCGAGATGATGCCGCCACCCAAGCACGTCGCCATGGCCATTTCATCCCGCGTCAAGGTCATGTCGAACCTGGACATCGCCGAGCGCCGCATGCCGCAGGACGGCCGCATCGAACTGCTCGTCGA from Phycisphaerales bacterium encodes the following:
- a CDS encoding periplasmic heavy metal sensor — encoded protein: MNRSSILYSTLLLLFGGAGSFWATSAWQERQDHQEVSSSEELPDSPLTAWLQLSPEQLAAMAGPYAEFVAERKILEEELSRERKKLAELFETDTASDAEILAQVDAVSLAHVKLERRVAEHLLTLRPHLTLDQRARLLGRFAEGVRLSEGQRWRHGRNEESTSERGGGPPPGRGGRGRYRGAE
- a CDS encoding zf-HC2 domain-containing protein yields the protein MEHLSESDIIRFVAGELDPVRSAAVRAHLSACAACGNRCRAQNELWATLGAWQPPVPVATSTCPVERALRIRPSLISMHPTAAWRAAAALLIGIGLGHGTAWWLAPSRHSVIEQEPAQDAKAMAEEAALAIGVEVYERPTAAGLYTTLLNLHAAGDESVVAEEHS
- a CDS encoding sigma-70 family RNA polymerase sigma factor → MIPGGSESEHCDDAADEALIAAVALGDHAAREALVARHRPRVVLLAYRFTGRWDLAEDLAQEAFLRIFRAAASYTPQARFSSWLYRLVANLCWDQRRRMAREVRRLARAAQQRSGTVALSDLDAFERAERVRLAVAALPARQRLAVVLHRFDGLSHREIAEACGWTESAVESCLVRAYERLRKLLSDLE